In Colletotrichum higginsianum IMI 349063 chromosome 1, whole genome shotgun sequence, one genomic interval encodes:
- a CDS encoding Methyltransferase type 12 yields the protein MSPSASSNRRDNREEALGSRYSTLNQSFWNERAPAHATSPEYALDRFVSEPAYLSSVVEFDRPLLGDVSGLDCVHLQCHIGTDTLSLARLGARSVTGLDVSGESIRQARLLAQKALDSGGRELRFVQADVYSALGALGPGSYDMVFTGIRALCWLPSISKWADVVSGLLRPGGRLFLREAHPVLWTLDEGDAGGLSLKHPYFESAEPVLRDHQDSYVETDADGGFENVVTGEFNHGLGEIVQALLDAGMRITGLKEHDSLPWRHLSAHMERHENGEWILTEKPERLPHSYTLQAWKPA from the exons ATGTCTCCGTCTGCCAGTTCCAACCGCAGAGACAACAGGGAGGAGGCCCTCGGGTCAAGATACAGCACTTTGAACCAGAGTTTCTGGAACGAACGGGCGCCAGCG CATGCCACATCGCCCGAGTACGCCCTCGACCGCTTCGTGTCGGAGCCCGCGTACCTCAGCAGCGTTGTCGAGTTCGACCGGCCCTTGCTCGGCGACGTCTCCGGGCTCGACTGCGTCCACCTCCAGTGCCACATCGGAACCGACACCCTATCCCTCGCCCGGCTCGGCGCCCGTTCCGTGACGGGGCTCGACGTCTCCGGTGAGAGCATTCGTCAGGCGCGCCTTCTGGCGCAGAAGGCGCTGGATAGCGGGGGCCGAGAGCTGCGTTTTGTGCAGGCGGACGTGTACTCGGCGCTCGGCGCCCTAGGCCCGGGAAGCTACGACATGGTGTTCACCGGCATCAGGGCCCTCTGCTGGCTCCCGTCCATCTCCAAATGGGCCGACGTGGTGTCCGGGCTCCTGAGACCCGGCGGCCGGCTGTTCCTCCGCGAAGCCCACCCCGTGCTCTGGAccctggacgagggcgacgccggGGGCCTGAGCCTCAAGCACCCGTACTTTGAGAGCGCCGAGCCCGTCCTCCGCGACCATCAGGACAGCTACGTGGAGacggacgccgacggcgggtTCGAGAACGTCGTCACGGGCGAGTTCAACCACGGCCTGGGCGAGATCGTCCAGGCTCTGCTGGACGCCGGGATGCGGATCACGGGCCTGAAGGAGCACGACAGCCTCCCCTGGAGACACTTGTCAGCACATATGGAGAGGCATGAGAACGGGGAATGGATCTTGACTGAGAAGCCAGAGAGGTTGCCGCACTCGTACACTTTGCAGGCCTGGAAACCTGCGTGA